TTCTCTCGACGCGCCATGTCAGCCGGGGCGGGACTCATCATGTTTCCCGAGCTGTCGGTGTGCGGCTACCCGCCGCGCGACCTGGTGGAGAACCCCGCGTTCGTCAAACGCAATCAGGAGGCGCTGCAGCGAATTGCTGGCCAGACCCAGGGCATCGCCGTGATCTGCGGCGTGGCGACTCCGGCCAACGCCGAGACGGGGAAGCGGGTCATGAACTCGGCAGCCCTGCTCAAGGACGGGCGGGTGGCGTTTCTGCAGTCGAAGATGCTGCTGCCGACCTACGACGTCTTCGACGAGTCGCGCAACTTCGCGCCCGCCTCGAAACAGGAGTTGCTGCCGTTTTGTGGCCGGCAGGTCGGGCTTACCATCTGCGAGGACGCGTGGAACGACAAGAGTTTCTGGAACCGGCGGCTGTACGGCTTCGATCCGGTCGAGGCCCTGATGGGTCAGGGCGGTAAATTCCTGCTCAACATCTCCGCGTCGCCGTTCTACGTCGGCAAACGCGAGTTGCGCTACAACATGCTGGCGGCGCTGGCGAAGAAATACTCGGCGCCGGTGGCAATGGTCAACCTGGTGGGCGGCAACGACAGCCTGGTGTTCGACGGCTCCAGCCTGGTCATCGCGCCCGACGGGCGGCTGGTGGCGCAGGCGAACTCGTTCGAGGAAGACTTGGTGCTGTTCGACGCCGACGCCCTCGCCGGAGACATGCACCCGCAGGTCGATAACATCGAGGCCAGCGCCTACGCCGCACTGGTGCTGGGCACGCGCGACTACGTGCGCAAGTGCGGGTTTCATCGCGTGATCGTCGGGCTGAGCGGCGGTATCGATTCGGCGCTGACGGCGGTGATCGCCTCGGACGCGCTCGGCGCGCACAACGTGATCGGCGTCGGCATGCCGGGGCCGTACTCATCGCGCGGCAGCCTTGACGACGCGCGCGCGCTGGCGGGCAATCTTGGCATCCGCTTCGAGACCATCAGCATCACGGAGATTTTCGAGGCCTACCTGAAAGCGCTGAAGCCGGCGTTCGCCGGCAGCGAAGAGGATGTCACGGAAGAGAACATCCAGGCGCGCATCCGCGGGGCGCTGCTGATGGCGCTTTCCAACAAGTTCCAGGGCCTGGTGCTGAGCACGGGGAACAAATCGGAACTGGCGGTCGGCTATTGCACACTCTACGGCGACATGGTGGGCGGGCTGGCGGTTATTTCCGACGTGCCCAAGACGATGGTCTACCGGCTGTCCCACTATGTGAACGGGCGCAAGCCGGTGATCCCGCTTGCCACCCTGGAAAAAGCTCCATCGGCGGAGCTGCGGCCGAATCAAAAGGACAGCGACACGCTGCCGCCCTACGAGGTGCTGGACATTATCCTCGAAGATTTCATCGAGGACAGCAAGAGCGCGGAGCAGATTGCCGGCGAGAGCAACTTGGATATTGCCCTGGTGCGCAGAGTGATCCGCATGGTGGAGCGCGCCGAGTACAAGCGCCAACAGGCCGCACCCGGGCTGAAGATTTCCGAGAAAGCGTTCGGGGTGGGACGACGGTTCCCGATCGCGGCGAAGTCGGAAAGTTGAGCTTGGTTGATCCCGCGGAAATGGGGTTATCTGGTTCCGGCAAAATCCAGACCGGACAAGCGTGAACCGAGAACCGACTACCGACAACTTGCATTGGAAAGGATTGCATGCGCCGTTACTTCGGATTGTTGTCTCTGGTATGGATCGCAACACTCACAGTCGCCTTGGGCCAGGAGGCCAGGCCGCACCGCGCGGGCACGGCCGGAGGGTCGCTGCCGTCACGCGCGACGGTCGGGTCCTTCCTCAAGCACATGTTCGGCTTCGATCCCAGTATTTCGTGGACCATCTCCGGCATCAAGCCCTCGCCGGCGGCCGGAATTGCGGAAATCACGCTGGACGTGAAGACGCCGCAGAAAAGCGGCCAGCAAAAGATCTACGTTCTGCCCGGAAACAGGCAGACGATTTTGGGCGAGATGATTCCGTTTCCCGGTGAGCCCGGCGCGCCCAAACCGTCGGATAGCTCCATCAACAGCTTCGTACGGCAGGCGACCGGAGGGGTGAATCCCGCCATCACGTGGACGATTGCCGAGGTCAAGCCAAACGCCGTTGCCAATCTGACTGAGGTCACGGTGGTGCTGGCGACCCCGAAGGGACGCGGCGCCGTGCCCTTTCTGGTGACGGCCGACAGTAAGTGGGCGCTGCGCGGCGACGTGTCGCCGTTTGCTGCCGATCCCTTCGCCGCCGACCGCGCCAAGCTGGAGAAGGGCATGAACGGCCCCTGGCGCGGGCCGGCCAATGCGCCGCTCACGATTGTCGAGTTCGCCGACCTGCAGTGCCCGGCGTGCAAGATGGCGAATTCGGAGATCCAGAAGTTGGTCGCCGATGAACCCAAGGCACGCTTCGTCTTCCAGCAGTTTCCCCTGACGCAGATTCACAAGTGGGCGTTCAAGGCGGCCGAGTTCGGCGATTGCGTGTACCGCGAAAATCCCGCCGCTTTTTGGAAATTTGTGGAGCAGGTTTACGGCGCGCAGGAGACGATTACGGCCGACACCGGCAATTCCGAGGACGCGGGCAAGAAAGCCGAGCAGAAACTGACCGAGTTGGCGACCGCCGCCGGGGTCGATGGCAAGAAGGTGGCTGCCTGCGCCAACCAGCCCGCCACCGCCGAGCGCGTGAACCAGTCGGTGGGGCTGGCAAAGAAAATGCAGGTCGCCGCCACGCCGACTCTGTTCTTGAATGGCCGCCGGGTCGGCAGCCTGGGCCAGATGCCCCACGACCAGTTGAAGCGGCTGGCCGATTTCATGGCGAGGAACAAGTAGTCGTTGGTCCGGAATTGGCCAAGGCGGCCGCGCACCTGGTTCCGGAACCCTAGACGAAGTGCTAACTGCGCGGAATCGTGATCGTCTGCGGGTTCGCCTCGCGCGTGCGCGTCAGGTGCGGCGTGATCAGGACCAGCAGTTCGGCATCGGTCTCCTGCCTGCCACGGTTGGAGGTAGCGGTCCCGAGCAGTGGCAGGCGCGCGATGCCCGGCAGTCCGGTCAACGTGTTTTGCTCCGAGCTACTCAGGGTTCCCGCCACCACGCCCGACTGGCCATCCTTGATCGTGATCGTGCCCGTGTACACACGGTTGCTGATCACCGGCACGCCGTTCAGGGCTTGCCCGCTCAGCGACTTGATCTCCACGTTCAATTCCAGCCGCACGTCGGTGGTGCCATGGATTTGCGGCGTCGCCTTCACGATCAGCCCCAGGTCTTCGTAGCTGAACGATGGAAACGGCGCCACGAAGCTGTTGTTCTGGATCACCTGCGCGATCGCGGGCGTATTGAAGATGGGCGCAAAGGTCGCGTTCAGGATGGGATAACGCGTGCCGATGCGCATGGTGGCCGCATTCCCATGGGAGGCTCGCATCGTCAAGTGTTGGATGTTGGCGACGAACGAATTGTTCTGCGAAAAATTGACCGTGGCGGGCGGGAAGGGAACCGCCATCAGCGTCTTGCCGCCGCCGAAGGTGCCGAAGGGCTGTTGCAGCAACGGGTTTTGCGCCTGGCTCTGCAACTGCGCCAGCAGCGCCGAGATGGCCGTGGTGTTCGCCTGGTTGATGCCGCCGGAGGCGATCAGTTGGTTGATCTGATTTTGAATGTCGGGCTGCGCCAGCAGCGCCAGCGCCGCCGCTGACACGTTAAACGTCTGCCACTGCAGCGGCATGTTGAGGCCGAGACTGCGCACCAGCGAGCGGCTGACCTCGAACACTTGGAACTCCAGCATCACTTGCGGGCGCGAGCTGTCGAGCGACTCCAAAAACACAGTGGCGGCATCGAGGATGTAGCGCGGGGCGCGCACCACCAAGGTCGAGGTCGCGGCCTGCGGCGTGACGTAGCGAATGTCGAAAATGGTGCGTAGCAGGTTGACGACTTCGCTCA
The nucleotide sequence above comes from Terriglobia bacterium. Encoded proteins:
- a CDS encoding NAD+ synthase, producing MKIALGQIDTTIGDFTGNSGKIIDFSRRAMSAGAGLIMFPELSVCGYPPRDLVENPAFVKRNQEALQRIAGQTQGIAVICGVATPANAETGKRVMNSAALLKDGRVAFLQSKMLLPTYDVFDESRNFAPASKQELLPFCGRQVGLTICEDAWNDKSFWNRRLYGFDPVEALMGQGGKFLLNISASPFYVGKRELRYNMLAALAKKYSAPVAMVNLVGGNDSLVFDGSSLVIAPDGRLVAQANSFEEDLVLFDADALAGDMHPQVDNIEASAYAALVLGTRDYVRKCGFHRVIVGLSGGIDSALTAVIASDALGAHNVIGVGMPGPYSSRGSLDDARALAGNLGIRFETISITEIFEAYLKALKPAFAGSEEDVTEENIQARIRGALLMALSNKFQGLVLSTGNKSELAVGYCTLYGDMVGGLAVISDVPKTMVYRLSHYVNGRKPVIPLATLEKAPSAELRPNQKDSDTLPPYEVLDIILEDFIEDSKSAEQIAGESNLDIALVRRVIRMVERAEYKRQQAAPGLKISEKAFGVGRRFPIAAKSES
- a CDS encoding DsbA family protein, which codes for MRRYFGLLSLVWIATLTVALGQEARPHRAGTAGGSLPSRATVGSFLKHMFGFDPSISWTISGIKPSPAAGIAEITLDVKTPQKSGQQKIYVLPGNRQTILGEMIPFPGEPGAPKPSDSSINSFVRQATGGVNPAITWTIAEVKPNAVANLTEVTVVLATPKGRGAVPFLVTADSKWALRGDVSPFAADPFAADRAKLEKGMNGPWRGPANAPLTIVEFADLQCPACKMANSEIQKLVADEPKARFVFQQFPLTQIHKWAFKAAEFGDCVYRENPAAFWKFVEQVYGAQETITADTGNSEDAGKKAEQKLTELATAAGVDGKKVAACANQPATAERVNQSVGLAKKMQVAATPTLFLNGRRVGSLGQMPHDQLKRLADFMARNK